One window of the Anaeromyxobacter dehalogenans 2CP-C genome contains the following:
- a CDS encoding alpha/beta fold hydrolase, with protein sequence MIRPSLVFLPGAGGRSAFWAPVAERLADLGPALRLDYPGFGGCPPDPAIRSTGDLFAWVLARLPPGRSHVVAQSMGGALAVRLALEHPERVDRLVLVATSGGVDLRGTGAADWRPEYLASLPGVPRWFVEDRSDRTARLGEIAAPTLLLWSDADPVSPLAVGRLLEARIPGATLQVFPGGTHAFANERPDDVAAAIRRHLAGATW encoded by the coding sequence ATGATCAGGCCCTCGCTCGTCTTCCTCCCCGGCGCCGGCGGCCGGTCCGCGTTCTGGGCGCCGGTCGCCGAGCGGCTCGCCGACCTCGGCCCGGCGCTCCGCCTCGACTACCCCGGGTTCGGCGGCTGCCCGCCGGATCCCGCGATCCGCTCCACCGGCGATCTGTTCGCGTGGGTGCTGGCGCGGCTGCCGCCGGGCCGGAGCCACGTCGTCGCGCAGTCGATGGGCGGCGCGCTGGCGGTACGGCTCGCGCTCGAGCACCCGGAGCGTGTGGACCGGCTGGTGCTCGTGGCGACCTCGGGGGGCGTGGACCTACGCGGCACCGGCGCCGCCGACTGGCGGCCGGAGTACCTCGCGTCGCTGCCCGGCGTGCCGCGCTGGTTCGTGGAGGACCGGAGCGACCGCACCGCGCGGCTCGGCGAGATCGCCGCGCCCACGCTGCTCCTGTGGAGCGACGCCGACCCGGTGAGCCCGCTCGCGGTGGGGCGCCTGCTCGAGGCGCGCATCCCTGGGGCCACGCTGCAGGTGTTCCCGGGCGGCACCCACGCGTTCGCGAACGAGCGGCCGGACGACGTGGCGGCCGCGATCCGCCGGCACCTGGCCGGCGCTACGTGGTGA
- a CDS encoding 3-hydroxyacyl-CoA dehydrogenase/enoyl-CoA hydratase family protein, with the protein MDRIERVAVLGSGVMGSTIAAHLANAGFGVLLLDIVPKEPNAEEKAAGLGLDSPVVRNRLATAARAGLEKLKPAPLYLPAYASRIEVGNLEDDLPRLATCDWVVEVVLENLEVKRQLLGRIAPHLKPTAVLTTNTSGLSVNAIADTLPEALRPRFLVTHFFNPPRYMRLVEIVSSRHTDPAVAAGMAELIRVRLGKGIVTGKDTPNFVANRIGVFAMCNAIRHMVELDLTVEEVDAIAGPPTARPKSATFRTADLVGLDTLLHVARNSYELLPGDSRREEFKLPAFLEQMVAKGILGNKSKGGFFRKEKGEGGGLSFYDHRKGEYVPAAKPRSASVEATKGIDDPAQRLRAALGGKDKAAEHAWRNLRDTLLYAFERIPEIADDVVNVDAAMRWGFGWDLGPFEMLDAVGVPAFVARAEKDGVAVPERLRGIERFYVEEGGRRRYLDLAGGGGYRDVPRPADQIDLAVLEKSGAVVERNAGASVLDLGDGVFCLEFHTKMNAIGPDVLAMVHKAVARAERDGQALVVANRGQPAFSAGANLMLIAVAIAEGAFDEIALTIRAFQKAMMALKYARVPVVAAPHGLALGGGCEVCLHATAMNPLAETYMGLVEIGVGLLPAGGGTKEMALRAIRLAEKYEVDASPFVFKHFNTVALAKVSASADELVAMGMLREGDAVTLSPDRLVHDAKQKALGLAANFRPGTPATGLRAPGRGAAASIASQLWNMRMGGFITEYEEQLGRTIAGVMTGGDVPAGTLVTEQDLLDLEREAFLKLCGERKTLERIQHMLKKGKPLRN; encoded by the coding sequence ATGGACCGGATCGAGCGGGTGGCGGTGCTGGGGTCGGGCGTGATGGGCAGCACCATCGCCGCGCACCTCGCCAACGCGGGCTTCGGGGTGCTGCTCCTCGACATCGTCCCGAAGGAGCCGAACGCCGAGGAGAAGGCGGCCGGCCTGGGGCTCGACAGCCCGGTGGTGCGGAACCGCCTCGCCACGGCGGCGCGGGCGGGCCTCGAGAAGCTGAAGCCGGCGCCGCTCTACCTGCCGGCGTACGCGTCGCGCATCGAGGTCGGCAACCTCGAGGACGACCTCCCGCGCCTCGCCACCTGCGACTGGGTGGTCGAGGTGGTGCTCGAGAACCTCGAGGTGAAGCGCCAGCTCCTCGGGCGCATCGCCCCGCACCTCAAGCCGACGGCGGTCCTCACCACGAACACGAGCGGCCTCTCGGTGAACGCCATCGCCGACACGCTGCCCGAGGCGCTCCGCCCGCGCTTCCTCGTCACCCACTTCTTCAACCCGCCGCGCTACATGCGGCTCGTCGAGATCGTCTCGAGCCGCCACACCGACCCGGCCGTCGCGGCGGGCATGGCCGAGCTCATCCGCGTGCGCCTCGGCAAGGGCATCGTCACCGGCAAGGACACGCCGAACTTCGTGGCGAACCGCATCGGCGTGTTCGCCATGTGCAACGCGATCCGGCACATGGTGGAGCTCGACCTCACCGTCGAGGAGGTGGACGCCATCGCCGGCCCGCCCACCGCGCGCCCGAAGAGCGCGACGTTCCGCACCGCGGACCTGGTGGGCCTCGACACGCTGCTGCACGTGGCGAGGAACTCCTACGAGCTGCTGCCGGGCGACTCGCGCCGCGAGGAGTTCAAGCTCCCCGCGTTCCTCGAGCAGATGGTCGCGAAGGGGATCCTCGGCAACAAGTCGAAGGGCGGCTTCTTCCGCAAGGAGAAGGGCGAGGGCGGCGGGCTCTCCTTCTACGACCACCGCAAGGGCGAGTACGTGCCGGCCGCGAAGCCGCGCAGCGCCTCGGTGGAGGCGACGAAGGGGATCGACGACCCGGCCCAGCGCCTGCGGGCCGCGCTCGGCGGGAAGGACAAGGCCGCGGAGCACGCCTGGCGCAACCTGCGCGACACGCTGCTCTACGCGTTCGAGCGAATACCGGAGATCGCCGACGACGTGGTGAACGTGGACGCGGCCATGCGCTGGGGCTTCGGCTGGGACCTCGGGCCGTTCGAGATGCTCGACGCGGTCGGCGTCCCGGCGTTCGTGGCGCGAGCCGAGAAGGACGGCGTGGCGGTGCCGGAGCGGCTCCGCGGCATCGAGCGGTTCTACGTCGAGGAGGGCGGGCGGCGCCGCTACCTCGATCTCGCCGGCGGCGGGGGGTATCGCGACGTGCCGCGCCCGGCCGACCAGATCGACCTCGCGGTGCTGGAGAAGTCGGGGGCGGTGGTGGAGCGGAACGCGGGCGCCTCGGTGCTCGACCTCGGCGACGGCGTCTTCTGCCTCGAGTTCCACACCAAGATGAACGCCATCGGCCCGGACGTGCTCGCCATGGTCCACAAGGCGGTGGCCCGCGCCGAGCGCGACGGCCAGGCGCTCGTCGTCGCGAACCGCGGCCAGCCGGCGTTCTCGGCCGGCGCGAACCTGATGCTCATCGCGGTGGCCATCGCCGAGGGCGCGTTCGACGAGATCGCGCTCACCATCCGCGCGTTCCAGAAGGCGATGATGGCGCTGAAGTACGCGCGGGTGCCGGTGGTGGCGGCGCCGCACGGGCTGGCGCTGGGCGGCGGCTGCGAGGTGTGCCTGCACGCCACCGCCATGAACCCGCTCGCCGAGACGTACATGGGGCTCGTCGAGATCGGCGTGGGGCTGCTCCCCGCCGGCGGCGGCACCAAGGAGATGGCGCTCCGGGCCATCCGCCTCGCCGAGAAGTACGAGGTGGACGCCTCGCCGTTCGTGTTCAAGCACTTCAACACCGTCGCGCTCGCCAAGGTGAGCGCCTCCGCCGACGAGCTCGTCGCCATGGGGATGCTCCGCGAGGGCGACGCGGTGACGCTCTCGCCGGACCGGCTGGTGCACGACGCGAAGCAGAAGGCGCTCGGGCTGGCCGCGAACTTCCGGCCGGGCACGCCCGCCACCGGCCTGCGCGCGCCCGGCCGCGGCGCGGCGGCGAGCATCGCCTCCCAGCTCTGGAACATGCGCATGGGCGGCTTCATCACCGAGTACGAGGAGCAGCTCGGCCGCACCATCGCCGGCGTCATGACCGGCGGCGACGTGCCGGCGGGCACGCTCGTCACCGAGCAGGACCTGCTCGATCTCGAGCGCGAGGCGTTCCTGAAGCTGTGCGGCGAGCGGAAGACGCTCGAGCGCATCCAGCACATGCTGAAGAAGGGCAAGCCGCTCCGGAACTAG
- the prpR gene encoding propionate catabolism operon regulatory protein PrpR translates to MTPADRRPIVWAFSTSRLRHVFESVAPLMADVAEVRVFDKGFEEALQVARELRQAGEEVDAFVAAGTNGAYLRDHADVPVVVVTASTVDALQALVQARKLSKRIGVVNFRRTVAGLEGVHLIDDTVIEQRPYVTPEEGQAAVDDLSARGFKVIVGPGPICSVAERAGLRAVLLYGQDSLEEAIRQAAEVSRIARVEGSRRTHLQAMFQHLEVGMVAVDTEERIQAINPALQRLLGVTAAEVHGRRLSAVAPELAIGPVLEGGPPEIETVQRIGVSAAVVSRFPLHEHGVLRGAVLTCQPAPLIQRLERGLRSTHRPPRFVARYALSGLVGDSPAMVRLRELAGRYARTDATVLITGESGTGKEMVAQGIHGASRRRDRPFVAVNCAAFPETLLEAELFGYEEGAFTGSRRGGRPGLFEAAHTGTLFLDEIGDVPVTLQTRLLRVLQERQVLRLGSNDPTPVDVRVIAATHRDLRQAIARGEFREDLYYRLDILPLHLPPLRERGEADVELIASDLLKRALLRHDAADAHRRALSMVLPRLRGHLWPGNVRELENVLERVAVLFADRDPRARVTDEELAAVMPEVSESAARAPAPVEPPAPAPIDLRAARAAQERALIERTVAECGGNQAEAARRLGIGRTTLYRKLGRVRA, encoded by the coding sequence ATGACCCCCGCCGACCGCCGCCCCATCGTCTGGGCGTTCAGCACGAGCCGACTCCGGCACGTGTTCGAGAGCGTGGCGCCGCTCATGGCCGACGTCGCCGAGGTCCGGGTCTTCGACAAGGGCTTCGAGGAGGCGCTCCAGGTCGCGCGCGAGCTCCGGCAGGCCGGCGAGGAGGTGGACGCGTTCGTGGCCGCCGGCACGAACGGCGCCTACCTGCGCGACCACGCCGACGTGCCGGTGGTGGTGGTGACCGCCTCGACGGTGGACGCGCTCCAGGCGCTGGTGCAGGCGCGCAAGCTGTCGAAGCGCATCGGCGTGGTGAACTTCCGGCGCACCGTCGCGGGCCTGGAGGGCGTGCACCTCATCGACGACACGGTCATCGAGCAGCGGCCCTACGTGACGCCGGAGGAGGGGCAGGCCGCGGTGGACGACCTCTCCGCGCGCGGCTTCAAGGTGATCGTCGGCCCCGGGCCCATCTGCTCGGTGGCGGAGCGCGCCGGGCTGCGCGCGGTGCTGCTCTACGGGCAGGACTCGCTGGAGGAGGCGATCCGCCAGGCCGCCGAGGTGTCGCGCATCGCGCGCGTCGAGGGGTCACGGCGCACGCACCTCCAGGCGATGTTCCAGCACCTCGAGGTCGGAATGGTGGCGGTGGACACCGAGGAGCGCATCCAGGCCATCAACCCGGCGCTGCAGCGGCTGCTCGGCGTGACCGCGGCCGAGGTGCACGGCCGCAGGCTCTCCGCCGTCGCGCCCGAGCTCGCGATCGGCCCGGTGCTGGAGGGCGGCCCGCCGGAGATCGAGACGGTGCAGCGCATCGGCGTCTCGGCCGCGGTGGTGAGCCGGTTCCCGCTGCACGAGCACGGCGTCCTGCGCGGCGCGGTGCTCACCTGCCAGCCCGCCCCGCTGATCCAGCGGCTCGAGCGCGGGCTCCGCTCGACGCACCGCCCGCCGCGCTTCGTGGCGCGCTACGCGCTCTCCGGGCTGGTCGGCGACTCGCCGGCCATGGTGCGCCTGCGCGAGCTCGCCGGCCGGTACGCGCGCACCGACGCGACCGTGCTCATCACCGGCGAGAGCGGCACCGGCAAGGAGATGGTCGCGCAGGGCATCCACGGCGCGAGCCGCCGGCGCGATCGTCCGTTCGTGGCAGTGAACTGCGCCGCGTTCCCCGAGACGCTGCTCGAGGCCGAGCTCTTCGGCTACGAGGAGGGCGCGTTCACCGGCTCCCGGCGCGGCGGCCGCCCCGGCCTGTTCGAGGCGGCGCACACCGGCACGCTGTTCCTCGACGAGATCGGCGACGTGCCGGTCACGCTCCAGACCCGCCTGCTGCGCGTGCTGCAGGAGCGGCAGGTGCTCCGGCTCGGCAGCAACGACCCCACCCCGGTGGACGTGCGCGTCATCGCCGCCACCCACCGCGACCTTCGCCAGGCCATCGCGCGCGGCGAGTTCCGCGAGGACCTCTACTACCGGCTCGACATCCTGCCGCTGCACCTGCCCCCGCTCCGCGAGCGCGGCGAGGCAGACGTGGAGCTCATCGCCTCCGACCTGCTGAAGCGCGCGCTGCTCCGCCACGACGCCGCCGACGCGCACCGGCGCGCGCTCTCCATGGTGCTGCCGCGGCTGCGCGGCCATCTCTGGCCCGGGAACGTCCGCGAGCTCGAGAACGTGCTCGAGCGCGTGGCGGTGCTGTTCGCGGACCGCGATCCGCGCGCGCGCGTGACGGACGAGGAGCTCGCCGCGGTGATGCCGGAGGTCTCCGAGTCGGCCGCGCGCGCCCCCGCGCCCGTCGAACCGCCCGCGCCGGCGCCCATCGACCTGCGCGCCGCGCGCGCCGCCCAGGAGCGGGCGCTGATCGAGCGGACGGTGGCGGAGTGCGGCGGCAACCAGGCCGAGGCAGCGCGCCGGCTCGGCATCGGCCGGACCACGCTCTACCGCAAGCTCGGGAGGGTCCGGGCGTAG
- a CDS encoding YeiH family protein: MERPTSEPRTPPARSIASFLVPALGLACVALPHVSPALALTAGVALALSTGNPYAPTTRALARRLLPLSVVALGGAMDLRVVAHVGARGVGYTFVSIAACLALGALLARAARVEARTAALISVGTAICGGSAIAAVAPVVGADEHETSIALGAVFLLNSAALLVFPLLGHAAGLGEPAFGLWAALGIHDTSSVVGATLAYGPQALAVGTTVKLARALWIVPVTLAIGIVARRARGGGAATSARPPWFILGFVAVAALATFLPALRPAGLLAAEAGRRALVLTLFLVGLGLSRQALRSVGAGALAMAVALWIAVGTATLAAVRTGLVHL, from the coding sequence ATGGAACGGCCCACCTCCGAGCCCCGCACCCCGCCCGCGCGATCGATCGCGTCCTTCCTCGTGCCGGCCCTGGGCCTGGCCTGCGTCGCCCTCCCGCACGTCTCCCCGGCGCTCGCGCTCACCGCCGGCGTCGCGCTCGCGCTCTCGACCGGGAACCCGTACGCCCCCACCACGCGCGCGCTGGCCCGCCGGCTCCTGCCGCTGTCGGTGGTGGCGCTCGGGGGCGCCATGGACCTCCGCGTCGTGGCGCACGTCGGGGCGCGCGGCGTGGGCTACACCTTCGTCAGCATCGCCGCGTGCCTGGCGCTGGGCGCGCTCCTCGCCCGCGCCGCGCGGGTGGAGGCCCGCACCGCGGCGCTCATCTCGGTCGGCACGGCCATCTGCGGCGGGAGCGCCATCGCCGCGGTCGCGCCGGTGGTCGGGGCGGACGAGCACGAGACCTCGATCGCGCTCGGCGCGGTGTTCCTGCTCAACTCGGCCGCGCTGCTCGTGTTCCCGCTGCTCGGCCACGCCGCCGGCCTCGGCGAGCCGGCGTTCGGCCTGTGGGCGGCGCTCGGCATCCACGACACGAGCTCGGTGGTGGGCGCGACGCTCGCCTACGGCCCGCAGGCGCTCGCGGTCGGGACCACCGTGAAGCTGGCCCGCGCGCTCTGGATCGTGCCGGTGACGCTCGCCATCGGGATCGTGGCGCGGCGCGCGCGCGGCGGCGGGGCGGCGACGTCGGCGCGCCCGCCCTGGTTCATCCTCGGCTTCGTGGCGGTGGCCGCGCTCGCGACGTTCCTGCCCGCGCTGCGTCCCGCCGGGCTGCTCGCCGCCGAGGCGGGGCGCCGCGCGCTGGTGCTGACGCTGTTCCTGGTGGGCCTCGGGCTCTCCCGCCAGGCGCTGCGCTCGGTCGGGGCCGGCGCCCTCGCCATGGCGGTCGCGCTCTGGATCGCGGTCGGCACCGCGACGCTCGCCGCGGTGCGGACCGGCCTCGTGCACCTCTGA
- a CDS encoding DJ-1/PfpI family protein has protein sequence MAKKILMLVGDYVEDYEVMVPFQALLAVGHAVHAACPGKKAGEKVRTAIHDFEGDQTYSEKRGHDFALNATFDEVRALDYDALCIPGGRAPEYLRLDARVLEIVRHFAEASKPIAAICHGAQILAAAGVVKGRLVSAYPACAPEVRLAGGEYAEIAIDAAAVDRNLVTAPAWPAHPQWIAKFLQVLGTRITT, from the coding sequence ATGGCGAAGAAGATCCTGATGCTGGTCGGGGACTACGTCGAGGACTACGAGGTGATGGTGCCGTTCCAGGCGCTGCTGGCGGTCGGCCACGCCGTGCACGCGGCCTGCCCGGGCAAGAAGGCGGGCGAGAAGGTCCGCACCGCGATCCACGACTTCGAGGGCGACCAGACGTACAGCGAGAAGCGCGGCCACGACTTCGCGCTCAACGCCACGTTCGACGAGGTGCGGGCGCTCGACTACGACGCGCTCTGCATCCCAGGTGGCCGGGCGCCGGAGTACCTGCGGCTCGATGCCCGGGTGCTCGAGATCGTCCGGCACTTCGCGGAGGCCTCGAAGCCCATCGCCGCCATCTGCCACGGCGCCCAGATCCTCGCGGCGGCGGGGGTGGTGAAGGGCCGGCTCGTATCCGCCTATCCGGCGTGCGCGCCCGAGGTGCGCCTCGCCGGCGGCGAGTACGCGGAGATCGCGATCGACGCAGCGGCGGTGGACCGCAACCTCGTCACCGCGCCCGCGTGGCCCGCGCACCCGCAGTGGATCGCGAAGTTCCTGCAGGTCCTGGGGACGCGAATCACCACGTAG
- a CDS encoding ribosome-binding factor A — protein sequence MTPERPNRPGAPARATPSTPQPAASAADAAALRAERLERILLALFRSVVREESTDPGLTGVDLVALRLSQDGAEARIGYALEVPRGERQGAEREAAEALARAAPLLRARLAEVIELPTLPSLTFALERVREVPRAARAGAA from the coding sequence ATGACCCCAGAACGCCCGAATCGCCCCGGCGCGCCCGCGCGCGCCACCCCGTCCACCCCGCAGCCCGCCGCCTCCGCGGCGGACGCGGCCGCCCTCCGCGCCGAGCGCCTCGAGCGCATCCTCCTCGCGCTGTTCCGCTCGGTGGTGCGCGAGGAGTCCACCGACCCCGGGCTCACGGGCGTGGACCTCGTCGCGCTCCGCCTGTCGCAGGACGGCGCGGAGGCGCGCATCGGGTACGCGCTCGAGGTGCCGCGCGGCGAGCGGCAGGGAGCGGAGCGCGAGGCGGCCGAGGCGCTGGCCCGCGCCGCGCCGCTCCTGCGCGCCCGGCTCGCCGAGGTGATCGAGCTGCCCACGCTGCCCTCGCTCACGTTCGCGCTCGAGCGCGTCCGCGAGGTGCCGCGCGCGGCGCGGGCCGGGGCGGCGTGA
- the bla gene encoding subclass B1 metallo-beta-lactamase, with amino-acid sequence MRTLLAIALALLPTVGLSDVTGEAETDLGQRVWVRPISKDAWLIRSVSPIEGWGDVESNAVLVAGAAESVLIDTPATEAQTAPVLAWAADTLRRPVRHLVVTHWHADRMGGIGLARPRGIRTYALGKTRALARRHGLVVPERELRPEERLVLAGVKVETWYPGHGHTADNLVVWLPADRLLVGGCFVKAAEATTLGNLQEIDPVQWAKGVAATDRRYPEARTVVPGHGAAGGPELLRHTAALLRAHAGGRGNEGARGR; translated from the coding sequence ATGCGAACGCTGCTCGCCATCGCGCTGGCGCTCCTCCCGACCGTGGGCCTTTCCGACGTGACCGGCGAGGCGGAGACCGACCTCGGCCAGCGCGTGTGGGTGCGGCCCATCTCGAAGGACGCCTGGCTCATCCGGTCGGTGAGCCCGATCGAAGGGTGGGGCGACGTCGAATCGAACGCCGTCCTGGTGGCCGGCGCCGCCGAGTCGGTGCTGATCGACACGCCGGCCACGGAGGCGCAGACCGCGCCCGTGCTCGCGTGGGCCGCCGACACGCTGCGCCGGCCGGTGCGGCACCTCGTCGTCACGCACTGGCACGCCGACCGGATGGGCGGGATCGGCCTGGCCCGGCCGCGCGGCATCCGGACGTACGCGCTCGGGAAGACGCGCGCGCTCGCGCGGCGCCACGGCCTGGTGGTCCCGGAGCGCGAGCTGCGCCCCGAGGAGCGGCTCGTCCTCGCCGGCGTGAAGGTCGAGACCTGGTACCCCGGCCACGGGCACACCGCCGACAACCTCGTCGTGTGGCTCCCCGCGGACCGGCTGCTCGTGGGCGGGTGCTTCGTGAAGGCGGCGGAGGCGACGACGCTCGGGAACCTCCAGGAGATCGATCCGGTGCAGTGGGCGAAGGGCGTCGCCGCCACCGACCGTCGATATCCCGAGGCTCGGACCGTCGTCCCGGGTCACGGTGCGGCCGGCGGTCCCGAGCTGCTGCGCCACACCGCGGCGCTGCTCCGGGCGCACGCGGGCGGGCGCGGCAATGAGGGCGCGCGGGGCAGGTGA
- a CDS encoding DUF4304 domain-containing protein, which translates to MLDEVIRNGLAPMLKALGFRKAGRTFRSAAPRCVLVVNVQASHWSTRDALQFTVNVGAFYIGLNDVLQRGTWPSPSTSGPTEYQCHVRQRLGRLTPAQRDVWWDLKVGAPWTQVSVEVTEAVREHGLPWLRAMTDLDMARSHAEARSGPHIAAGLALLAGRRDEATRIVVVATESGADRGQLRLWARQADLIP; encoded by the coding sequence TTGCTCGACGAGGTGATCCGGAACGGGCTCGCGCCGATGCTGAAGGCGCTTGGCTTCCGGAAGGCGGGCCGCACGTTTCGCAGCGCCGCGCCCCGGTGCGTGCTCGTCGTGAACGTGCAGGCGAGCCACTGGAGCACCCGCGACGCGCTGCAGTTCACCGTCAACGTGGGTGCGTTCTACATCGGCTTGAACGACGTCCTGCAGCGCGGCACCTGGCCGAGCCCCAGCACCTCGGGTCCCACTGAGTACCAGTGCCACGTTCGCCAGCGGCTGGGGCGCCTCACGCCCGCGCAGCGCGACGTATGGTGGGACCTGAAGGTCGGAGCGCCCTGGACTCAGGTCTCGGTGGAGGTCACCGAGGCGGTGCGCGAGCACGGGTTGCCGTGGCTCCGAGCGATGACGGATCTCGACATGGCACGGAGCCATGCCGAAGCGCGCAGCGGTCCTCACATCGCCGCGGGGCTCGCCCTGCTCGCGGGGCGTCGCGACGAGGCCACGCGCATCGTGGTCGTGGCGACGGAGTCGGGCGCAGATCGAGGCCAGCTTCGCCTCTGGGCGCGGCAGGCCGACCTGATCCCCTGA
- a CDS encoding helix-turn-helix domain-containing protein, with the protein MHAPPAPTAPAGVGPLLRAWRTARGKSQLALALEAGVSSRHLSYLENGRSTPSREMVLDLAEVLGVPLRERNALLQAAGYAAVFRETPLDAPDLAEVRRALLHVLEASEPNPALLVNRRYDVLLANGAAVQLISHFAPAWRGRNNVALMLVSPDGLRPSVENWAEVAGHVLHRMRDELSAMAARDPDDERLLRVALEAEPELRAAPGASPGPAILVPIRLRRGDLSLDLFTTITTVGTPLDITLQELRIETLFPASAAAREALARVREAAEREEDAG; encoded by the coding sequence ATGCATGCCCCGCCCGCCCCCACGGCCCCCGCCGGCGTCGGCCCGCTGCTGCGCGCCTGGCGCACCGCCCGCGGCAAGAGCCAGCTCGCGCTCGCCCTCGAGGCCGGCGTGTCGAGCCGCCACCTGAGCTACCTCGAGAACGGGCGCTCCACCCCGAGCCGGGAGATGGTGCTCGACCTCGCCGAGGTGCTGGGCGTCCCGCTCCGGGAGCGGAACGCGCTGTTGCAGGCGGCCGGCTACGCGGCGGTGTTCCGCGAGACGCCGCTCGACGCGCCGGACCTGGCCGAGGTGCGGCGCGCGCTCCTGCACGTGCTCGAGGCGAGCGAGCCGAACCCGGCGCTCCTCGTGAACCGGCGCTACGACGTGCTGCTCGCGAACGGCGCCGCGGTGCAGCTCATCTCGCACTTCGCGCCGGCCTGGCGCGGGCGCAACAACGTGGCGCTCATGCTCGTCTCGCCGGACGGCCTCCGCCCCTCGGTCGAGAACTGGGCCGAGGTGGCGGGCCACGTGCTGCACCGGATGCGCGACGAGCTGTCGGCCATGGCCGCGCGCGACCCGGACGACGAGCGGCTGCTCCGGGTGGCGCTCGAGGCCGAGCCCGAGCTACGCGCCGCGCCGGGGGCGTCGCCCGGACCGGCGATCCTCGTGCCCATCCGGCTCCGCCGCGGCGACCTCTCGCTCGACCTCTTCACCACCATCACCACCGTCGGCACGCCGCTGGACATCACGCTGCAGGAGCTCCGCATCGAGACGCTGTTCCCGGCGAGCGCGGCGGCGCGCGAGGCGCTCGCGCGCGTCCGCGAGGCCGCCGAGCGGGAGGAGGACGCCGGGTGA
- a CDS encoding LysR substrate-binding domain-containing protein codes for MSRLDPRRLQSFREVALAGRISVAARTLHLSPSALSEQIRELERECGRPLLLRTAHGVHLTADGQRLLEHAQRVDEALRAAEASMDREAEEGGTLVLGASQTTAAWVVPHLLAELRRARPGVAVRVDVGNTDAVLGWLAKGTVPLGLVEGLSRAPHVRLEPFAQDEIVAAASSAAPAELLRLRHLAELDRVPIVWREVGSGTRAVVEKALRRAGVRRTRRHADLELGTNDAVKAAVQLGLGVGFLSRWAIRTELATGALRALPLDGLRIERAFSWALPAGGVSGIAGRFLREAQRLAAGASRPAWFP; via the coding sequence ATGTCCCGCCTCGATCCGCGCCGCCTGCAGTCCTTCCGCGAGGTCGCGCTCGCCGGCCGCATCTCGGTCGCCGCGCGCACGCTGCACCTCTCGCCGTCCGCGCTCTCGGAGCAGATCCGCGAGCTGGAGCGGGAGTGCGGACGGCCGCTGCTCCTGCGCACGGCCCACGGCGTCCACCTCACCGCGGACGGCCAGCGGCTCCTCGAGCACGCGCAGCGCGTGGACGAGGCGCTGCGCGCGGCGGAGGCGTCGATGGACCGCGAGGCGGAGGAGGGCGGCACGCTCGTGCTCGGGGCGAGCCAGACGACCGCGGCGTGGGTGGTCCCGCACCTCCTCGCGGAGCTGCGCCGCGCGCGCCCGGGCGTGGCGGTGCGCGTGGACGTCGGCAACACCGACGCGGTCCTCGGCTGGCTCGCGAAGGGGACCGTCCCGCTCGGCCTGGTGGAGGGGCTCTCCCGCGCGCCGCACGTGCGCCTCGAGCCGTTCGCGCAGGACGAGATCGTCGCGGCGGCGTCGAGCGCGGCGCCGGCCGAGCTCCTCCGCCTGCGCCACCTCGCCGAGCTGGACCGCGTGCCCATCGTGTGGCGGGAGGTCGGCTCGGGCACCCGCGCCGTGGTGGAGAAGGCGCTCCGGCGCGCGGGGGTCCGCCGGACGCGGCGCCACGCCGACCTCGAGCTCGGGACGAACGACGCGGTGAAGGCGGCGGTCCAGCTCGGCCTGGGCGTGGGCTTCCTGTCGCGCTGGGCGATCCGCACCGAGCTCGCCACCGGCGCGCTGCGCGCGCTCCCGCTCGACGGCCTCCGCATCGAGCGCGCGTTCTCGTGGGCGCTGCCGGCCGGTGGCGTCTCCGGGATCGCGGGCCGCTTCCTGCGCGAGGCGCAGCGGCTCGCCGCCGGGGCGTCGCGCCCGGCCTGGTTCCCGTGA